CGGCAATCAGCGCAGTATCGGTGCTAAGGGCCAGCAGTTTAGTAGTTTCCAGCGTGCCATTCTGGTGCAGCAGCTGATGCAGATCGCCGGCAGCAATCGGCTCTACACCGGAGCGGGCAGCATAGGCAACGGTATCGTCGATAACGGCCCGCACATGAAGGGCATCGTCAATATAGAGGTGAATAGAAAGGGCACTTTGGGCTTCTAGAGGGGCTAGATGGGTCAAGATTTCCAAAGCCAGGTTGCGGGGCAGGGGGCTATGACGCAACAGCTTTTGGCTGCGAGGGTCTTTGATAAACGCGCCTTGGTAAGCCAGCAGCGGCAGGGTAGATTGAACCATTTCATGAAACCGTAGCGCCGATCGGTACATGCGCCCAGTTGCGATCGCAACCTTAATGCCCCGCGCCTGCACCGCCTGCACCCGATCTAGCACCCGCTCGGTAATCAGGTTAGAGTGTCCGGCCAGGGTGCCATCAATATCGAGTACCAGCAGTCGAATATCAGCGGTCATACGTTTTTGTATCCCTAAGGCCCGTCAACGCTCTCTATTATCTCCAGATTTGCGAAGCGATTGGGGGCAAGTGGGGACAACTTGACCTATCGGGGGTAGACTTGAGCACTTGTAGGCGTACTTTAATCTAAAGCCTGCTTCATGAGCCAGAGCGCCCATCCCCGCCAGATTACCTATCGACTGCTGTTGACTACCCTCTGGGCAGTGCTGCTGACCCTAACGGTAGAAGCCAGTGCCGGGTGGGCTAGCCAATCGTTGACCCTGTTAGCCGAGTCGCTGCATACGCTAGTAGACGGCTTTAGCACGCTGCTCAGCCTAATTGCGATCGCATCCCCCCAGCGGCCCTTGGGTCGAGAAGTGTGGGGCCACGGTCGGCTAGAGGTCGGCATAACGCTCATGTTGACAGGTTTTCTCGGTTTTACCGGAGTCAGTCTGCTGTGGGTTGCGCTGCGCCAGATTTATGGCGTTATGACCGGCAGTCGCACAGCCCTGCCTGTCAGCCTCGAACCTCAGATTGTGCAGTTCACGGCCATCATGGTCATTTTGACTGTGGCCCTAGGCATTTATTCCGGCTATCAGGCCCGCACCCTCGACAGCCTATCCCTGCGCCTAAACACGCAGCACTTTCTGCAAGATGCCTGGCTGAGCCTAGTCATGGTGGCCGTGCTGATCGCTATTCGGCAAGACCAACAGTGGCTAGATCCGGTATTTGCGATCGCGCTGCTGACGCTACTGCCGCGCAGTCTGTGGCGCGTTCTCAATGCCCAACTGCCTATGCTGCTTCAGCCCACCGCCATTGCCCCAGAAGCAATCTCCCACACCGCCACCCAGGTCGAAGGCGTCACCCGCTGCATCCGCATCCGCTCACGCGGTATGGTCGGACGTCAGGTGTGGATCGAACTGCACCTAGCCCTGCACCCCGAGTTTATGGACTCAGCCGAACACATCGGTGAGCAAATAGAGGCCGCCCTGCGCCAGCGCTACGGACCCTTGCGAGCTCAGATCTGGGTAGAAGAAACCCAGTCATACTCCAATCAATTCGCGGCCAACTCCAACCCTTTGGATTCTCCGGGGTATCCGCCTCATGCAGATTGGAACTAAGCCTGCATCGGTCCTAAATAGCGCGTCAAATACGGCGAAAAGACTTCATAAATCAGCGTCAGGGGTTTGCCGTGGTGCCAGAAAAGGTAGTGTCGCCCCCAGAAGGGGCCTTGCTCTCCAAAAGCGTCCTCTAACGGTTCAGAATGACCATAGTGTAGGCCCTGCACGTCTCGATAAAGCTCTGTGCGCAGTCGGGCTAGGCTGGCCCAGATTGGCAGAGAGCGGTTCTGCAAATACTCGTCT
The nucleotide sequence above comes from Pseudanabaena sp. FACHB-2040. Encoded proteins:
- a CDS encoding Cof-type HAD-IIB family hydrolase — translated: MTADIRLLVLDIDGTLAGHSNLITERVLDRVQAVQARGIKVAIATGRMYRSALRFHEMVQSTLPLLAYQGAFIKDPRSQKLLRHSPLPRNLALEILTHLAPLEAQSALSIHLYIDDALHVRAVIDDTVAYAARSGVEPIAAGDLHQLLHQNGTLETTKLLALSTDTALIADLLSKLGQQYAPEEVYLTRSVDTFFEATHPHANKGAAVRYLAEELLDLRADQVMTIGDNFNDLEMIQYAGIGVAMGDAPQPVKDAADWVAPGVEVDGVADAIEHFLL
- a CDS encoding cation diffusion facilitator family transporter gives rise to the protein MSQSAHPRQITYRLLLTTLWAVLLTLTVEASAGWASQSLTLLAESLHTLVDGFSTLLSLIAIASPQRPLGREVWGHGRLEVGITLMLTGFLGFTGVSLLWVALRQIYGVMTGSRTALPVSLEPQIVQFTAIMVILTVALGIYSGYQARTLDSLSLRLNTQHFLQDAWLSLVMVAVLIAIRQDQQWLDPVFAIALLTLLPRSLWRVLNAQLPMLLQPTAIAPEAISHTATQVEGVTRCIRIRSRGMVGRQVWIELHLALHPEFMDSAEHIGEQIEAALRQRYGPLRAQIWVEETQSYSNQFAANSNPLDSPGYPPHADWN